Proteins encoded within one genomic window of Bacillus sp. 1NLA3E:
- a CDS encoding COX15/CtaA family protein has protein sequence MRRSLKLLAVLTTIGMLLVLLGGALVTKTGSGLGCGRSWPLCNGEFVPSDITFELVIELAHRLVSGTVGMMVLILSIWSWRSIGHIRETKFLAFLSFFFLLLQGLIGAAAVLWGQNGFVLALHFGISLISFASVFLLTLLIFEVDKKFNAEKLVIDKRLGKHIIGVTIYSYIVVYTGALVRHLKASLVCPDWPLCFNSSASLPTNLNEWVQMGHRFFAGLIFLWIGYITIMVIKNYKNQKVLYWGWIIAFIVVCLQVIAGALVVLSKINLFIALAHAFFISCLFGILSYFLLLTFRSKSNALKLGEKSSVTTNATQPPSKTI, from the coding sequence GTGCGTAGGTCTTTAAAATTATTGGCTGTTTTAACAACGATCGGTATGCTACTGGTATTGTTAGGAGGAGCTCTTGTCACAAAAACTGGTTCTGGTTTGGGATGCGGCAGGTCATGGCCATTGTGTAATGGAGAATTTGTCCCAAGCGACATTACCTTTGAGTTAGTGATCGAGCTTGCTCACAGGCTAGTCTCTGGGACAGTTGGAATGATGGTCCTCATATTGTCCATTTGGTCGTGGAGGTCTATTGGACATATACGGGAAACTAAATTTTTAGCTTTCCTTTCGTTTTTCTTCCTCCTTTTACAGGGATTAATAGGGGCCGCAGCTGTTTTATGGGGACAAAACGGTTTTGTTCTTGCTCTTCATTTTGGTATATCTCTTATTTCATTTGCCTCTGTCTTTCTATTAACACTGCTCATATTTGAAGTTGATAAGAAATTCAATGCTGAAAAATTAGTAATTGATAAACGGTTGGGTAAACATATTATCGGAGTAACGATATATAGTTATATTGTGGTTTACACGGGGGCTCTCGTTCGGCATTTAAAGGCCAGCCTAGTGTGCCCAGACTGGCCTTTATGTTTTAATTCATCCGCTTCCCTCCCTACAAATTTAAATGAATGGGTGCAAATGGGACATCGATTCTTTGCTGGTCTGATCTTCTTGTGGATTGGTTATATTACAATAATGGTAATAAAAAATTATAAAAATCAAAAGGTTTTATATTGGGGTTGGATCATAGCCTTTATAGTTGTTTGCTTGCAAGTAATTGCTGGGGCATTAGTTGTTCTCTCTAAAATCAATTTATTTATAGCATTAGCACATGCATTTTTTATTTCGTGCCTATTCGGAATCTTAAGCTACTTCCTGCTCCTTACTTTTCGAAGTAAGAGCAATGCTTTAAAACTTGGAGAAAAATCTTCAGTTACAACGAATGCAACACAGCCACCTTCAAAGACCATATAA
- the cyoE gene encoding heme o synthase, whose protein sequence is MSNPKGFGEATIDSSHTDIPETTMLKDFFALIKIGIVNSNLITTFTGIWLALHFTNNHFLDHLDIVLFTLIGSSLIIAGSCSLNNFIDRDIDHLMKRTKSRPTVTGKINPNWVIVLGLFLIALGISFLLLTTISAAIIGLIGVISYVGLYSMWSKRLYVSNTIVGSISGAVPPLIGWAAVDGNLDPIAWFLFLIMFVWQPPHFYALAMRRVEEYRAAGIPMLPVVKGFKTTKNHMILWVIALLPLPFFLQSLGMPFLILASLLNVGWLLLGLSGYKMKDDMKWAKLMFIYSLQYLTIMFVAMVIVTLI, encoded by the coding sequence ATGTCGAATCCAAAAGGTTTTGGGGAAGCAACTATAGATTCTAGTCATACTGATATTCCAGAAACCACTATGTTAAAAGACTTCTTTGCACTAATCAAAATAGGAATAGTTAATTCAAACTTAATTACAACATTTACAGGAATCTGGCTTGCACTACATTTTACAAATAATCATTTTCTTGATCATTTGGATATAGTCCTGTTCACCTTGATTGGATCATCCTTGATTATCGCAGGCTCATGTAGTTTAAATAATTTTATAGATCGAGACATCGATCATTTGATGAAAAGAACAAAAAGCAGACCAACCGTAACAGGTAAAATTAATCCAAATTGGGTTATTGTGCTGGGGCTATTTTTAATCGCACTCGGAATTTCGTTTCTATTATTAACGACGATTTCCGCAGCAATTATTGGTTTAATTGGAGTTATTAGCTATGTAGGTCTCTATTCAATGTGGTCTAAGAGATTATATGTTTCAAATACGATTGTTGGAAGTATTTCTGGAGCTGTACCTCCGCTAATTGGTTGGGCAGCTGTTGATGGGAATCTTGATCCTATAGCCTGGTTTTTATTTTTAATTATGTTTGTTTGGCAACCTCCACATTTCTACGCTCTTGCAATGAGACGAGTTGAGGAATATCGGGCAGCTGGAATTCCAATGCTTCCAGTGGTAAAGGGGTTTAAAACCACAAAAAATCATATGATTTTATGGGTTATCGCATTATTGCCACTACCTTTCTTTTTACAATCACTAGGTATGCCGTTTCTCATTCTAGCATCTCTGCTGAATGTTGGATGGTTACTACTAGGGTTATCTGGATACAAAATGAAGGATGATATGAAGTGGGCAAAACTAATGTTTATATACTCTTTACAGTATTTGACCATTATGTTTGTGGCAATGGTAATTGTAACGTTGATTTAA
- a CDS encoding PhoH family protein: MSKIYVLDTNVLLQDPFSIFSFEDNEVVIPAVVLEEVDSKKRYMDEIGRNARQVSRLIDNLRESGKLHEKIPLETGGILRIELNHRSFQQLQEIFVEKTNDNRILAVAKNLSLEEQTKENGRPVILVSKDALVRVKADAIGLLAEDFLSDRVVDFDHIYTGFVEKYIEVGMIGKFYEKNELLISDISNFPYYPHQFVVLKDSLGSSTSALGIVDSLGKKIKKLVFDHDHIWGIRPRNVQQTMAIELLLRKDIPLVTLIGKAGTGKTLLALASGLMQTEDLGQYKKLLVARPIVPVGKDLGFLPGEKQEKLRPWMQPIFDNLEYLFNVKKPGELDAILAGMGSIEVEALTYIRGRSIPDQYIIIDEAQNLTKHEVKTILTRVGEGSKIVLMGDPEQIDHPYLDAYNNGLTYVVEKFKDQKVSGHVKLVKGERSSLAQLAADLL; encoded by the coding sequence TTGAGTAAAATATATGTGTTGGATACAAACGTCCTGTTGCAAGATCCTTTCTCCATTTTCTCCTTTGAAGATAATGAAGTGGTTATTCCAGCAGTTGTTTTAGAGGAAGTTGATTCGAAAAAAAGGTATATGGATGAAATTGGGAGAAATGCAAGACAGGTCTCGCGTTTAATTGACAACCTAAGAGAATCAGGAAAACTTCATGAAAAAATCCCATTAGAAACAGGCGGTATTTTAAGGATTGAATTAAACCATCGGTCATTTCAGCAATTACAAGAGATTTTTGTGGAAAAAACAAATGATAATAGAATTCTTGCCGTAGCTAAAAATTTGTCATTAGAAGAGCAAACAAAAGAAAACGGCAGACCTGTCATTTTGGTAAGTAAAGATGCTCTTGTAAGAGTCAAGGCAGATGCCATTGGATTATTAGCGGAAGATTTCTTGAGTGACAGAGTTGTTGATTTTGACCATATTTATACAGGTTTTGTCGAAAAATATATTGAGGTTGGGATGATAGGTAAATTTTACGAGAAAAACGAACTATTGATATCAGATATTTCAAATTTCCCATACTATCCACACCAATTCGTGGTGCTGAAGGATTCATTAGGGAGCTCGACGTCAGCACTTGGGATTGTGGATTCACTTGGGAAAAAAATAAAAAAATTAGTATTTGATCATGATCATATTTGGGGGATACGTCCACGTAATGTGCAACAAACCATGGCAATAGAACTTTTGCTAAGAAAGGACATTCCGCTTGTCACACTTATTGGCAAGGCCGGGACGGGGAAAACCTTACTCGCGTTGGCATCCGGTTTAATGCAAACAGAAGATTTAGGGCAATATAAAAAATTATTAGTAGCACGACCAATTGTACCAGTTGGAAAGGATTTAGGCTTTCTGCCAGGGGAAAAGCAAGAAAAGCTTAGACCGTGGATGCAGCCGATTTTTGATAATCTGGAATATTTATTCAATGTTAAAAAGCCAGGTGAATTGGACGCAATCCTTGCTGGTATGGGTTCTATCGAGGTGGAGGCATTAACCTATATTCGGGGAAGAAGCATCCCAGATCAGTATATTATTATTGATGAGGCTCAAAATTTAACAAAGCATGAAGTGAAAACTATTTTAACGAGGGTGGGAGAGGGGAGTAAAATTGTCTTAATGGGGGATCCAGAACAAATTGATCACCCTTATCTAGATGCCTACAACAACGGACTTACATATGTTGTAGAGAAATTTAAAGATCAAAAAGTATCAGGACATGTAAAGTTAGTAAAAGGTGAACGATCCAGTTTAGCACAATTAGCAGCTGATCTACTCTAA
- the coxB gene encoding cytochrome c oxidase subunit II, with protein sequence MKRLAKWQLFSLFSVMMLILSGCGKPFLSTLKPAGEVAKKQFDLMMLSTWIMVGVILVVTLIFLIVLFRFRRKDDKIPKQIEGSHKLEIIWTVIPIILLLIMAVPTVAATFNFANVSKMDNKKDGKSDVLVVNVRSNLYWWEFDYKDLGIVTSQELVVPTDEKVYFNLKASDVKHSFWIPAAGGKMDTNVDNVNKFWLEFDGKKAKKAGGLFYGKCAELCGPSHALMDFKVKAVSRTEFNKWVKDMQNVKEPQKADTALAQQGQDVFNKSCIGCHAVTPSNKTPEAARMAPNLTNFGERSRVAGVLDHNKENVKKWIKDPESHKPGNKMTGTYGQLTDQQIDAVAEYLMGLKVQK encoded by the coding sequence ATGAAAAGACTTGCGAAATGGCAACTGTTTTCATTATTTTCCGTCATGATGCTCATTTTGTCCGGCTGTGGGAAACCATTTCTATCAACACTAAAGCCGGCTGGTGAAGTTGCAAAAAAGCAATTTGACCTTATGATGCTCAGTACGTGGATAATGGTGGGAGTAATCCTAGTTGTCACACTTATTTTCTTAATTGTATTATTTCGATTTCGCCGGAAGGATGACAAGATTCCAAAACAGATCGAAGGAAGTCACAAATTAGAAATTATTTGGACTGTTATTCCTATTATCCTACTGCTTATAATGGCAGTTCCAACTGTTGCAGCAACATTCAATTTTGCAAACGTATCAAAAATGGATAATAAGAAAGATGGCAAATCCGACGTACTTGTAGTAAATGTACGTTCTAATCTTTATTGGTGGGAATTTGATTACAAAGATTTAGGAATTGTAACTAGTCAAGAATTAGTTGTTCCAACCGATGAAAAAGTATATTTCAACCTAAAAGCATCCGATGTTAAACATTCATTTTGGATTCCTGCAGCAGGCGGAAAAATGGATACTAATGTCGATAATGTTAATAAGTTCTGGTTGGAGTTTGACGGTAAAAAAGCTAAAAAGGCTGGCGGCTTATTCTATGGAAAATGTGCAGAGCTTTGCGGCCCATCACATGCACTAATGGATTTTAAAGTGAAAGCCGTTTCACGAACAGAGTTTAATAAGTGGGTCAAAGACATGCAAAATGTTAAAGAACCACAAAAGGCTGATACAGCTTTAGCACAACAAGGTCAAGACGTTTTCAATAAAAGTTGTATTGGATGTCACGCAGTAACCCCATCTAACAAAACACCTGAGGCAGCAAGAATGGCACCAAATTTAACTAATTTTGGCGAGCGTTCAAGGGTAGCAGGAGTGTTAGATCACAATAAAGAAAATGTTAAAAAATGGATCAAGGATCCTGAATCTCATAAGCCTGGCAACAAGATGACAGGAACATACGGACAATTAACAGACCAGCAGATTGATGCTGTCGCTGAATACTTGATGGGCTTAAAAGTTCAGAAATAA
- a CDS encoding YlaN family protein: protein MASEMIIDHRERANALLKADADKILKLIKVQMDNLTMPQCPLYEEVLDTQMFGLSREIDFAVRLGLTNEKDGKDILDQLERELSALHEASLRK from the coding sequence TTGGCGTCGGAAATGATTATTGATCATCGAGAAAGAGCAAACGCCTTGTTAAAGGCGGACGCTGATAAGATATTGAAGCTTATTAAGGTACAGATGGACAACCTAACTATGCCTCAGTGTCCACTTTATGAAGAGGTATTAGATACCCAGATGTTTGGCTTATCTCGTGAGATAGACTTTGCAGTACGACTTGGCTTAACCAATGAAAAAGACGGAAAAGATATACTGGATCAGTTAGAGAGAGAGCTCTCTGCATTACACGAGGCTTCACTAAGAAAATAA
- a CDS encoding FtsW/RodA/SpoVE family cell cycle protein codes for MVKKILKSYDYTLVIVLILLSLFGLVMIYSSSMVSAVQRYGVHSDYFYQKQKLNLIIGSIVFTFMAIFPYKIMKGTKFLAFIVGGSFLGLATLFIFGHVAGNAQSWFQVGTRSIQPSEFVKIGVIIYLSAVYAKKQSYINEFNKGVVPPVVYLVIVCLLVAIQPDFGTAAIIFAIAAMIIVSSGMNFKNIMKLITMGFLFVLPFILLLKDEVFSSTRLSRFEAFNDPFSVEQGSGYQLVNSYLAIGSGGVNGLGLGHSVQKLGYLPESHTDFIMAVIAEELGIWGVGFVILALGFIVLRGIYIAAKCKDPFGTLLAIGISSMIGIQSFTNLAGISGLMPLTGVPLPFVSYGGSSILQLSVAMGILVNVSMFVNYEQKYKSKESGNLAVASKKSPSKPVHFPS; via the coding sequence ATGGTAAAAAAGATTTTAAAGTCATATGATTATACGTTAGTTATTGTTCTGATTCTTTTATCTTTATTTGGCTTGGTGATGATTTATAGTTCTAGTATGGTTTCCGCCGTTCAAAGGTATGGAGTCCACAGTGATTATTTTTATCAAAAGCAAAAACTAAATTTAATAATCGGATCAATTGTTTTTACCTTTATGGCAATCTTCCCTTATAAGATTATGAAAGGAACAAAATTCCTAGCATTTATTGTTGGTGGCTCTTTTTTGGGGCTTGCAACTTTATTTATTTTTGGACATGTTGCCGGAAATGCTCAAAGTTGGTTTCAGGTTGGGACAAGAAGTATTCAGCCATCGGAATTTGTGAAAATTGGCGTCATCATTTATTTATCAGCAGTTTATGCAAAGAAGCAAAGCTATATTAACGAATTTAATAAAGGGGTAGTTCCTCCAGTCGTTTATTTGGTAATAGTATGTTTGTTAGTAGCAATTCAGCCTGATTTCGGTACTGCTGCCATTATTTTTGCCATTGCTGCTATGATTATTGTTTCTTCGGGAATGAATTTTAAAAATATAATGAAACTAATTACGATGGGATTTCTATTTGTTTTACCCTTTATCCTATTATTAAAGGATGAAGTCTTCTCGAGTACTAGATTAAGCCGCTTTGAAGCATTTAATGATCCATTTTCTGTTGAACAAGGCTCGGGTTACCAACTAGTGAATTCATATTTAGCTATAGGTTCCGGAGGCGTCAATGGTTTAGGGTTAGGCCATAGCGTCCAAAAGCTTGGTTATTTACCCGAATCACATACTGACTTTATTATGGCAGTCATTGCTGAAGAGTTGGGGATATGGGGAGTAGGATTTGTGATTTTAGCATTGGGCTTTATCGTGTTGAGAGGTATTTATATTGCAGCGAAGTGTAAGGACCCGTTTGGGACCCTGCTTGCAATCGGGATTTCTAGTATGATTGGAATCCAATCTTTTACAAACCTAGCAGGAATATCTGGACTCATGCCTTTAACGGGCGTACCACTTCCTTTTGTTAGCTATGGAGGCTCATCAATTCTTCAACTATCGGTAGCAATGGGGATCTTAGTTAATGTATCAATGTTCGTAAATTATGAGCAAAAATATAAATCTAAGGAAAGTGGAAACCTAGCGGTGGCATCAAAAAAGTCACCCTCAAAGCCGGTTCATTTTCCTTCATAA
- the pyc gene encoding pyruvate carboxylase: MNQRITKVLVANRGEIAIRVFRACNELNIRTVAIYSKEDSGTYHRYKADEAYLVGEGKKPIDAYLDIEGIIAIAKHSKADAIHPGYGFLSENIHFARRCQEEGIIFIGPELKHLDMFGDKVKARLQAQLANIPIIPGSDGPVNDVSDVAAFGAQFGYPIIIKASLGGGGRGMRIVNHPEEVQEAFSRAKSEAKAAFGNDEVYVEKLVINPKHIEVQILGDHHRNIVHLYERDCSVQRRHQKVVEVAPCVSISEDLRERICEAAVKLMKKVDYVNAGTVEFLLSGEEFYFIEVNPRVQVEHTITEMVTGIDIVQSQILIAEGHELFGDIVGIPHQEKISIHGYAIQCRVTTEDPLNNFMPDTGKIMAYRSGGGFGVRLDAGNAYTGAIITPYYDSLLVKLTTSALTFEHAAAKMVRNLREFRIRGIKTNIPFLENVVRHEKFVTGEYDTSFLEKNPELFQVLTSKDRGSKMLSYIANVTVNGFPGIERKKRPVFEKPRIPKLNYNFDYTNGTKQILDEQGPEGLVKWIKSQNQVLLTDTTFRDAHQSLLATRVRSTDIKHIAEPTAKLLPDMFSFEMWGGATFDVAYRFLNEDPWIRLQELRKEIPNVLFQMLLRASNAVGYKNYPDNVIREFVEKSAQTGIDVFRIFDSLNWVKGMEIAIDAVRQNGKIAEAAICYTGDIDDPTRVKYNLQYYKNLAKELEQQGAHILGIKDMAGLLKPQAAYRLISELKESVNIPIHLHTHDTSGNGIYTYAKAIEAGVDIVDVALSTMAGLTSQPSANSLYYALEGTERKPDVNIEALEQLSHYWEDVRKYYNDFESGMMAPHTEVYQHEMPGGQYSNLQQQAKAVGLGEKWDDVKRMYTRVNSMFGDVVKVTPSSKIVGDMALFMVQNNLSEEDILTKGSTLDFPDSVVEFFEGYLGQPYGGFPEELQRIILKDKKPITVRPGELLENVDFIKLKEKLTAEIATEPTDFDVIAYALYPKVFVDYTKKVDQFGDISVLDTPTFFYGLRLGEEIEVEIEKGKTLIVKLVAVGQPQADGTRVIYFELNGQPREIVVKDESIKVTVTAKIKADPTNENHLAASMPGTVVKVLVEKGEKVDRGDHLIITEAMKMETTVQAPFSGIVKDIFVKNGEAIQTGDLLIELIK, from the coding sequence TTGAATCAGCGTATCACTAAAGTGTTGGTAGCTAATCGTGGTGAAATTGCGATTAGGGTTTTTCGGGCTTGTAACGAGCTAAATATTCGAACTGTTGCGATTTATTCGAAAGAAGATTCCGGCACATACCATCGTTATAAAGCAGACGAAGCTTATTTAGTTGGAGAGGGAAAAAAACCGATCGACGCTTACCTTGATATTGAAGGGATCATTGCAATAGCTAAGCATAGTAAGGCAGATGCAATTCATCCTGGATATGGTTTTTTATCGGAGAATATCCACTTTGCACGTCGCTGTCAAGAAGAAGGAATTATTTTTATTGGACCTGAATTAAAACACCTAGATATGTTTGGTGATAAAGTGAAGGCCAGATTGCAAGCACAGCTTGCTAATATCCCGATAATTCCAGGAAGTGACGGACCAGTTAACGATGTAAGTGATGTGGCTGCTTTTGGAGCTCAATTCGGCTACCCAATTATCATTAAAGCTTCCTTAGGTGGGGGCGGGCGCGGGATGCGTATCGTCAATCATCCTGAAGAGGTTCAAGAGGCTTTTTCTCGTGCTAAATCAGAGGCAAAAGCAGCATTTGGGAATGATGAAGTATATGTAGAGAAGTTAGTCATTAATCCGAAACATATTGAAGTACAAATTCTTGGGGACCATCATAGGAATATTGTCCATTTGTACGAGCGTGATTGTTCTGTGCAAAGGCGTCATCAAAAAGTAGTGGAAGTTGCTCCGTGTGTTTCGATTTCAGAGGACCTAAGAGAAAGAATTTGTGAAGCTGCAGTAAAACTAATGAAAAAGGTTGATTATGTAAATGCGGGCACTGTGGAATTTTTACTTTCTGGAGAAGAATTTTATTTTATTGAAGTAAATCCCCGTGTGCAGGTTGAGCATACGATTACCGAAATGGTTACTGGAATTGACATTGTTCAATCACAAATCTTGATTGCTGAGGGTCACGAACTATTTGGAGATATTGTAGGAATTCCACATCAAGAAAAAATTAGCATTCATGGATATGCGATTCAATGCCGAGTAACAACTGAGGATCCATTAAATAATTTTATGCCGGATACCGGGAAAATCATGGCCTATCGTTCCGGAGGCGGATTTGGTGTAAGGTTGGATGCTGGAAATGCCTATACAGGAGCAATCATTACTCCTTACTATGATTCCCTTCTAGTTAAATTGACCACTAGTGCACTAACATTTGAACATGCAGCTGCAAAGATGGTTCGAAATTTAAGAGAATTTAGGATTCGTGGTATTAAGACGAACATTCCATTCCTTGAGAATGTTGTGAGACATGAAAAGTTTGTTACAGGTGAGTATGATACTTCATTTTTAGAAAAAAATCCTGAATTGTTTCAGGTTTTGACAAGTAAAGACCGCGGATCAAAAATGTTATCCTATATCGCTAACGTCACGGTAAATGGATTCCCAGGGATCGAGCGGAAAAAACGACCAGTTTTTGAAAAGCCAAGAATTCCAAAGCTGAATTACAATTTTGATTATACAAACGGAACAAAACAAATCCTTGATGAGCAGGGCCCAGAAGGCTTAGTAAAATGGATTAAATCGCAAAATCAAGTATTGCTTACGGATACGACATTTAGAGACGCTCATCAATCGTTGCTAGCAACAAGGGTGAGATCAACCGATATTAAACACATCGCTGAACCGACAGCAAAATTGTTGCCTGACATGTTTTCATTTGAAATGTGGGGGGGAGCGACCTTTGATGTTGCTTACCGCTTCTTGAATGAAGACCCGTGGATAAGATTACAGGAATTAAGGAAAGAAATTCCAAACGTTCTGTTTCAAATGCTCCTCAGGGCATCAAATGCAGTCGGATATAAAAACTATCCTGACAATGTTATTCGTGAGTTTGTTGAGAAATCAGCGCAAACGGGGATTGATGTTTTTAGAATATTTGATAGTTTGAACTGGGTAAAAGGTATGGAAATAGCCATTGATGCTGTTCGTCAAAATGGAAAAATTGCTGAAGCGGCGATTTGTTATACCGGTGATATCGACGATCCTACAAGAGTTAAATATAATCTACAGTATTATAAAAACCTTGCAAAAGAGTTAGAACAACAGGGTGCACATATTTTAGGGATTAAAGACATGGCAGGTCTATTAAAGCCTCAGGCAGCCTATCGATTAATTTCGGAGTTAAAAGAATCGGTTAATATTCCGATTCATCTCCACACACATGATACTAGTGGTAACGGAATTTACACCTATGCAAAAGCAATCGAGGCTGGGGTTGATATCGTTGATGTTGCGTTAAGTACAATGGCTGGATTGACATCCCAACCAAGTGCCAATTCACTTTACTACGCGCTTGAGGGCACAGAGCGTAAACCTGATGTTAATATTGAAGCACTTGAACAGCTGTCTCACTATTGGGAAGATGTTCGTAAATACTACAATGACTTTGAGTCTGGTATGATGGCACCTCATACTGAGGTTTATCAACACGAAATGCCAGGTGGTCAATATAGTAATCTTCAACAACAAGCAAAAGCGGTAGGATTAGGCGAAAAATGGGATGACGTAAAGAGAATGTATACCCGCGTAAACTCAATGTTTGGAGATGTTGTCAAAGTTACACCTTCATCAAAAATCGTTGGTGACATGGCTCTATTTATGGTCCAAAATAATTTATCTGAAGAGGATATTTTAACAAAAGGCAGTACCCTTGACTTCCCTGATTCTGTTGTTGAGTTCTTTGAAGGTTACTTAGGACAACCATATGGTGGATTCCCTGAGGAATTGCAACGTATCATTCTTAAAGATAAAAAACCAATTACCGTTCGACCAGGAGAACTCCTTGAAAATGTTGATTTTATCAAATTAAAAGAGAAATTAACGGCAGAGATAGCAACAGAGCCGACTGATTTTGATGTAATTGCCTACGCACTTTATCCAAAGGTGTTTGTTGATTATACGAAAAAGGTAGACCAGTTTGGTGATATTTCGGTTCTAGATACACCAACCTTTTTCTATGGTTTGCGTCTTGGTGAAGAAATTGAAGTAGAAATTGAAAAAGGAAAAACTCTCATTGTGAAACTTGTAGCGGTTGGGCAACCGCAGGCTGATGGAACAAGAGTCATTTATTTTGAATTAAATGGACAACCACGGGAAATTGTTGTCAAAGATGAAAGTATTAAAGTGACTGTGACAGCAAAAATTAAGGCGGATCCAACTAATGAAAACCATTTAGCTGCATCTATGCCAGGTACTGTAGTAAAAGTTCTTGTTGAAAAAGGTGAAAAAGTTGACCGAGGTGATCATCTTATTATTACAGAGGCTATGAAAATGGAAACAACGGTTCAAGCACCTTTTTCTGGTATCGTAAAAGATATTTTTGTGAAAAATGGTGAAGCGATTCAAACAGGAGATTTATTAATTGAGTTAATTAAATAA